The following proteins come from a genomic window of Ammospiza nelsoni isolate bAmmNel1 chromosome 6, bAmmNel1.pri, whole genome shotgun sequence:
- the SNAPC1 gene encoding snRNA-activating protein complex subunit 1 — protein sequence MDGVPGLKEDCEELLDAFQQADTVRFERFAELWRERRFHTIFYGRIRALERNKITKKTLDVAQQYFFPPYSFQIRVGALYLLYGLYNAQLCQPKQKIRIALKHWPEIQKFQLDLLDAQHYDAVYIFRRLRLARAFHFTAMPKPLTYRTKKKIEKNDFKEEFKDPSNRVNSLITNDVLEELMNIHDHYQKMKCVISADKSQPDKALSLIKDDFVVNLKDITLEHQEWQQNRMKLLRNAEVVPEAEDRKKEETLLKSEGSERANALARIKYKSYSAVVEVSRSRRHRQVQLDSSESGPSCGKSPGRSKKGSRTPQPARRGSSEVRGEKQVAEEAVTRHIGMPIIVEEDSEEGEVSLPKRRKRR from the exons ATGGACGGCGTGCCGGGGCTGAAGGAGGACTGCGAGGAGCTGCTCGACGCCTTCCAGCAGGCAGACACCGTCCGCTTCGAGCGCTTCGCCGAGCTGTGGAGGGAGCGCCGCTTCCACACCATCTTCTA TGGTAGAATAAGAGCTTTGGAGAGGAATAAGATCACAAAGAAGACTCTGGATGTGGCCCAGCAGTACTTCTTTCCCCCCTACTCTTTCCAGATCCGAGTTGGTGCTCTGTACCTTCTGTATGGGCTCTATAATGCCCAGCTTTGTCAGCCAAAACAAAAG ATCAGAATTGCACTCAAGCATTGGCCTGAAATCCAGAAATTTCAGCTGGATCTGCTTGATGCCCAGCACTATGATGCAGTCTATATCTTCAGGAGACTGAGACTTGCCAGAGCCTTCCACTTCACAGCAATGCCAAAGCCA CTGACCTACAGAACTAAGAAGAAGATTGAGAAAAATGATTTTAAAGAAGAATTTAAGGACCCAAGTAATAGAGTAAACAGCCTCATCACTAATGATGTATTGGAG gaaCTGATGAATATTCACGACCACTACCAGAAAATGAAGTGTGTCATTTCAGCTGACAAATCCCAGCCAGACAAGGCCCTGAGCTTGATAAAAGATGACTTTGTGGTTAATCTCAAGGACATAACTTTGGAACATCAGGAATGGCAGCAGAACAGAATG aaattACTCCGAAATGCTGAAGTAGTTCCTGAAgcagaagacagaaagaaagaggagacTTTGCTAAAATCAGAG GGTTCTGAAAGAGCAAATGCCCTGGCCAGAATCAAATACAAGTCTTATTCTGCAGTTGTTGAG GTTTCCAGATCCAGGAGACATCGGCAAGTGCAGTTGGACTCCTCTGAATCAGGGCCCAGTTGTGGGAAATCTCCAGGTCGAAGTAAAAAAGGCAGCAGGacaccacagccagccaggagaGGTTCTTCAGAAGTTAGAG GTGAAAAGCAAGTGGCAGAGGAAGCTGTAACTCGGCATATCGGGATGCCAATAATTGTAGAAGAGGACTCAGAGGAAGGAG aagtaTCTCTCCCCAAGAGGAGAAAACGACGTTAG